The DNA region cataCACAATCATGAATTACACTTTAGAGCAGCAACTCTCAGAGTAGGCATGAATAGTGCGTACATGACAGCAGTTTCAAAGCATTTCATTGAGAAACCTGCTTTCTACCCAACCCTGCCATCAAGTGGCTGTGAAGATCATTACTCATTACATTAGAAGAAGAAATGGCTTAATTGTACATCTTTACACAAGACTAGCACAATCAAATGTTTCCTATAATGACTGATTTTAGACAGAATGATTGTGTactgtttgtatatgtgtgtgtgtgtgagagagaaaactaTCCTCTACTACGGGAGTGCATTTCACTTTAGATCCGAGTGTGAACAAAGATTTTATATCACAAACAGCATGAACACAATCTACTACAAATTAGCAGATAACTGACAAGATATTGCTGTAGGCATATGAGCCATGACTGATCTGTGGCATGAGTAAAAACAGTACTGTTACGGATTCATTTGGTCCTCCCTCCAGTATCCACTCAGACACAGTGTGGGCAGGGGGAATTTCCAGTGGAAAAAAAGACCATTGCTAAGTAAGGatttatgaatatattattgAATATTAAATCAGTACTGACAAGCACTTGATCATAACTCTCTCATACATGCACAGAGAATTGTATTTGTGACATACTGACATACAAAATAATCATACAAACAGAGCAGCCAAAGGAAAGATGCCACTTTGTGTAAATTACACAAGACATGTAAGACACAAGAACCTCGCTGAATGTTTAAGGCAGATTTTTTCAGTGCAACCACCATTCTTTCATAAGATTATCTTTTTCTGTGACGACTGTTATGGTGCATCCCCTACACTTTCTGTTTTCAAAGCAAGTTGCAGAGGAATTGCCTGCTTGGGGAGATGTGGGCACACTAACATGACAGAGTAATCTGAGGTGGTCACTGGATTTGGCAAGCAATGCTGCTGTATAGCTGTCTGGCAACATATCCTTGCAGAACTGAGAATTGATTTGCTCTAGTTCAAGTGCAGGAGTTGTTTCATAAACTCATATGTAGTGAAGGCAACAGCTTGGGATGGTACACAGCGGATGTAGTTGAGGGACAGTCCACGGTACAGTCCTTGTTTAATCCCATACTGCCTGTACACATGCTTAAGGGTCTTCGTCAAGCTACTgctcaaaacaaaaacaaggacaCAGTTAATGATGCAAAGTACTTCCCTTATAAAGCATTAAAAGCTTTTTAAGTGCTAATGTCACCCTTGTGGGGAATATTCTGCCTGCTAAACTGCTAaattgagagtgtgagtgagcagTGAATGAGCAACAAATTCTTGGAATtctacagaaagaaaaaagtaattcAATTACATATTAGGATTTTTAGGACACTGGACGCTGATCATTCTAATAAAGAGGAGTAGGCTTTATAATGTTCCAGAATAAGAAATGACCATCCAAATAAACAagataaaacatttttcaaaagtgTGAAAGGAGAAGAACATTCTAACTTGGAGAACACTGGGTGAGTGCAGGATCATTAGGACTGCCTTTATGTGAATCTCACATTTGGACTGGTGTTATTTTTATGACTGGGGATACTGGTAATATATCTTGAAATGCTGGCACTTTCAGAAagttaaacacacactggccaattttaaccattaatgctgaacacatacatttacaaacaATAAGATACATCAAATCAAGTACATCAAATCAAGATGCTTGCATATTCTCTTCTacgttttattttacatagtgCCACTTACAGACATTTGTCAGAGTCAGGGAGCACTGATCCTAACTGCATTCTCCTCCGGGCGACATCAAGAGGATATCTAGTtcaaaacaagttaaaattacaagatataaaattaaaatgtagtaTTAATTCCTCCAGTTTACAGCAGACATAGCAAAAGACATAGCAAAAAATGATGAAGGAAAATGGTGTCATTTTAAATTTCTCAAATTGAAAAGCAGAAACATTaagtaaaatgtcatttttttacattttatttcaccATATACAGTGACAGTCAAACGTTTGGACACATCTCAGTAATTTGTGGAatgggctattcactgtatataactgtgtaccagccctacATTTGCACCACCCACGTTAtgatctcaaacacattaaggcagcgagcagttctacaaattaacttttacattttgaataggccacagctgttcagtgaaaaccattccaggtgaccacctcatgaagctgatcgAGAGAATGCCAAGAGTGTACAAAGTTTTAGGTGGCTACTTTGatgaatctaaagtataaaatatattctggtttgtttaacacttttttgcttactacataattccatgttcctttattgttttaatgtcttccatattaatttacaatgtatataatataataataataaaacaaagaaaatgaaagagaagaTGTCCAAACGTACTggtactgtttaaaaaaaaacaaaatctgatCTGAGTAACGGACCATATCACTTATCCCACACAGGAGGGGTGAACACATTTGTTTGAAGTGAATCCCTACAAAATGGGATTAATGACAAGTACTTTCACTTCTGTCTCTATATGTGCCTCAAGAGCCCCCAAATTTGATCTAAACAGAGTGTGAATCGTTGCCAACAAAAAACATGGAGTAGGATTTACTAAAAGATACAGGTGTACAATTTTCCACATAAAACAGCTAGTAAATTTAACAGACCCAATAATCAATTAAAGGCTGCTCACACTTCATTTACTAGAGCTTATCCAGTAAATGTTACTTTGcaaacaatacatttaaatatactttAATTACTATAATACCACATTAATCCATagcttttaaaatttaaattaccTTATAGAAACAATTATTCATACTcatcttttcattttatttgaatGTTGCTAATGTCATGTATCAGTTATGAATTCTGTTCTGCTACAAAAAAACAATCTTAattgcacatctgaataattagaATGAGAGACTGCTTAAAGAAACTGTAAATCACGGCCTTGAAATGCAGGAAGCTCACAGAGAAGCTGGGCGCTTCTAGTTGCGCTCACCCTCCCAAGAGGGATAATTGGTACGGTCCATTAGGCAGCtcacaaaagagaaaaacagaaaatatgaacatgaatacatgaatgaatttataGGGCAAGcaaaaattgtaaaatatttttccatttGAGAACTTCAGTATGAATTTCAAAATGATAAGCATTACATGGATCCTACTTGTGGTAAAAATATTTCAGGTTTTCAGGTCTTATTACTTGTCTCACTATAAATACCACACTCAAGTCTTTTACTTTGGAATATAGACTCAACAAAGACCggaacaaatattaaaaaactgaaattaaaggaaaagaaaataagGAAAAACATTCCAAATTTAACATACGATATAGTCTGAGCGATGGCCCCAGCAatgccaccacagagcaggtttacATGAGTCTTCAGAACCAGGACATCTGGGTTGTCTAGAGAAGGTTTGCCCAGTAGCTCAGGGAAGTGAATCAACCCCATACTCTTCAGAGTACCAAACGTGAAAAACGAAAAACCTAACAAAATATAAAGATGAGTGAACTACTTCTTCAAAATAAAGAGAGACCACTGTGTGTAAACctaacaaaagcaaaaaaataagctgtttgAAAAGACAATGGACAAGCAAAACTTCACCTGCATATGGAGCCATGCCAATGATGGTAGGCGTGAGACCACGGTAAAATCCAGAGATGCCACCCTCCTTTAAGGAGTAACAACAACTTGAGATAGTAATGCACACATGCAATCCTAATTCTAATTCTTGATCTTCCCCTTTAAAAGGTGAGTCATATAGCAAAAATATTGCCATTTTTTATAAGCTTCCAACtactatatataatatttacttTGACTTGCAAATTTAGGTTGGACTTGTGTAAATTTCagacattttaaatatgacCTATTCACTAgtaaatgtatatgttttttaaatggcaaaatgCAGTTACCACACATTTGCTGTTGCTGTGTACACTCCCCCTTTAACTGGTCTAAACACGATTGTTTAAAGATACATACAGTTCACTGTTTTAGAACTTAAGACAATAGCTTTGATATACGCAGAAAATTGTTTCTTAATATAAGGCATCACAATAATATAAATCCACATTTCCCTTACCTTCAAGTAGATTGTCTGGAAGGCATTACCTATGCCAGTGTAGCGATGTTCCCCTGTCACCTGAAATGCCAGACGAGCGCGTATAACATCCAGTGGATAAGTGCAAATGACTGCAGTCATTCCTGTTTGAGATATGTAGGCACAGAACCAAATTCAACACCAACacttaaaaacagaaacagaaacagttcataaacagaaaatatagcaAAAAAACACTTGGATGGTGGATGGGGAGCATTACACACCTGCCATTGATCCAGCCATAAGCCGATGAACATGCCCAGATATACCAAGTTGTGTACTAAGgaactaaaaataataaattaaattgaacattATTAAATGCAATTTTCCAGAGTAAATATGTATTTGTACTATATATAAAAGAATATATTGACCTACTTTCTTATAGTTGTCAAAGGCCATAAACTGAATCGCTCCATATGGGAATATTCTGACCATCATCGCTCCATTTCCTTTGTACAGCCCAAGGAAGCCCTCTTTTTTAGGTACAGCCCTGAGTGTAGCAaacacacctacaaacatgttttttttttttggtttggtaTCATTTTTGTTTGAAGTGCAATATTTTTGAAATgacaaattaaagaaataaacaagcaaaaaagCAGTATATTATTAATACTTCTCATGGCCCTAAGTTAGTCTGTAGGCCAATGATTGGAAACCTTGGCTCTTGGAGGGCTCTGCCTTTTTTTCTTCCGTGAGCAGACAGACAGGAAGCCCAACGTGTCTGACAGAGCCACCTCGTTATTTTTAACTCGTTTACTGACAGTAGGTTTTCGTAAACttattagaccagtttccagcacacaaataATGTAACACAAAAAATggagaggaaacatctgaatattATAAAATCATTACAATGATGAATGTCGTCTTTAAAGAAACATTTGATCACAATATGACATGAAATGGTACTAAAATTTTGTATCACAATTATAGTGGCCAAAAATATCATGGTTATCAGTATTATCACATTATCGTTAAAATTTGCTGAAAAGATAAAAAACCACTGATACACAAACTAAAAGAAAATCAGCATGTTTTATgttgaataaaacaaaattagagagattaaaacattaaataactaGATTAGGTCTTAACAGGTAATCAGTAATCATAGTTTTGGAAGCCTCAATTTTGTGTCTGTGAATTAATTCAAATAGTTTAAATAGCATAAAGGAAAATGTGTctgaatataatttttaaatatttatggttGAATTTGATGTTAATGTTGGTAGCAGAGTGTTACCAAACTCTGTTTAAGGTTAAAGAAATCTCAGAAAATCTTAAAGTGATGAAAAAACACTCGAACAATAGCACCATTTTAGTtggacaaaaaaaatgaaatgactaATCTAGTACATTTCTACAGCCATGCGTGTGTTTACAAGAGAATAAGCATCAGTTAGCCCATCAATTTACTTCTTAGTCTACAGGAGCTCCAGTGGGCACCACATCATGTCTATGTCTCTGCTTTACGCTTTCCCTGACACTGCAGCCACCTGGGAAACTGTTCCTAACTTTAGTTGACACTGTAACTTGCCTGATTTTTTCCAAAATGTGGTATTCACAGTAATTTACATTGAAATTGTAAAACCAACCATCAGGAATGTTACTGTTTCAAGTCtaattacattgaataaataaaggtttaaatAACCTTTATGTCCTAACCAGGAACCATTTAGGAATGTATGTTTCGTCTTACCCAAGTGTCTGTAATGAGGATTATGAGCTTGAAGTAAAATTTTCACTCTGTCCAGAGGTGCAATAGTGGTCTTGGCACAGCATCCTGCTACACCTATATGAACCAAAAAAGTAAGACATCATGTCATTGCTCTCAGTATCAGGAGGCCAGACAAAGACCAACACATCAAGAACATAACATAAGAAAAGCAGGTTTTTACAATATAATCATGAATGTATTAGCTGCATGTAATTTATGGCAGAGGTaaagcacccacaaaacacacatgatGTCAGATATCCTAATCTACACTGAGCACTAAAACAACTATAACTTTCCCTAAACGCTGAACATCAAGTTTCCAAGttgatttaatgtaaaataataagacCCAGAATTTACACCACTATGACAATGCCTTTATTCAAATATTAGTATATTTATAACCATTTAATTTGACCCTCTACACACAGTGCATGCAAAGTACATGCAAAATTCTATACAAACACCTTTCAGATCCCCACCCTCTCCCAGCACTCCATAcagaactatatatatatatttatacccTATTTTATTGGTCAGTATGCAATTATTTATAAcaaattcaaatataaaaattcTGTAAGtcgattaaaaaaatgtaatcaagtTTAATCACAAGGACATTCTGTGACTAGTGATTTTTCATGATTAATTGCAAGTTAAAATACTTGTGTTTCCTCACTCTTAAGAAAGGgagataaaacaaataaatgtgtagagtGGTATGCATAATGAACTGGTTAGAGGAGATGtgtggagaaagagagggagatacACCTAATAAAACCTCTAATACATCACAAAGCTCTGTAAATACAAGTGGATTATGGGAGAAGATGGTGGCTaaatttggtaaaatgattATTTGCTTTGTAAAAATATGAACACATTAAAGTTTTCAGAATAATCACATACATTAACACTGACAGCACTAATATATATCATTCACAGTACACTGTTCTTCTAGGTCAGTGGTCACTAAACCTAGTGGTGCTATCCTACATATTCAATATTCCCACCCATAGCTTAGAAAGCGTTTGTTACTGGCTTGATTATAGTTAACAGGTGCATTGTGACTAGGGAGAACACCAAATGTGCAGTACAGGACCAAGGTCAAAAAACAATACTGTAGAGACTTCATAGACCTAAACTAATcataaaatatatgttaatgGCAATTCTCCATTTCCTTTGCAATTTAGCATAAGACAAGTCTTAATCCATATCCGGGAAACTatctgaaaaaaattaaaagactGATTTACCTCCTGCTGTGAAGGAGCGGAGCCAATAGTAATAGTCCCTCTGAACAGGGGCTGGAACTGTGGGCTGAGCCACTGTAGACACCGATGCCTCAATCGCCATATTGTCTGTATCAGGATCCTACTGTGGCCATTTATTCAGAGCATACTGAAACagaaaatctgtttttaaaaaaatggagatattgACAGTGTTggtacacatttacattttttccacaGTGCTATGATGAtggcttaaatgactgtagcccaTGTAGGATGgggcctggcattgtcttgctaaaATAACCATATACTTCCCAGGAAAAGACATTGACTAGATGGACTCATCTTTCCACAGTACATGTTTCACAATCTTTTAGACCATGTGACCCAGAACATCGAGTGCAATTTCCGCATAGAAATAATGTGTGTCCCTCGCCTTTTGCAATTCTTTAAAGTTGCATTTGTTAATATGGTTAATTTTCCAAACTATTTAGCCTCATCACAGTAGCATAACGGTATCCCATGCAATGCCGTCTGAGTGCTTGAAGGTCATGCTTTGATTCATTCAACACTTGTTTCTGCCCTTGCCCCACACAGACCGAGATGTGTATAGTTTACAGGTATATTTTTGCACAGAATTGTTTGGTACAGTAGATAGAGAAATAAGTCATTTCTTTGCAATCTTGTATTGTAATTTCACCCCACTTTGAttacaaattagtttttgtGGTGCTCTTTCTTTATATTCAGTCATGATACCCTGTCCTTTTAATGGTGGAAATTGTGTTTCCAAAGTAATTTCATCTTGTACAATTTTCTCATATTTTGCCCTGAAGTCAcaaatttgtgtgtgcactgcaGGCATCTAATTCAACATTGGtttatgtttacaaaatacCATAGAGTCAGTCAACATTTGACAATTTCCTTCTATTTTCCTTTCTGTTAAACAAACCTTCAAAGCAATTTTCCAGTCACAGACCTATTTTTACttcataaatatacacacacattacttaTGTTAATGAAAGTTGCACAAAGAGTTACACCTACTACCCATATCTACTGAGTGTAATTAcccgttttatttatttatgcactgCCTAATATCTGATAGAGACTAAAATATGTTGAACTTCGATTACGTTTGCAAAGATCTACATACCTATGTCTCCCCTGCAAATAATGCCTTAAATTTTGGTGGGATTCATGAGTTGTCGTAAAACGATGCTAAGCCATTTGTATCTACGTAAAATTGAGCAAGTCTGTATCGATCAGCAGAAAGCCACTAAAGCAGCAGTCCTGTCGTCAGAAGATAACAAGGTCACCTGTGGTCACTGCCTCCTGAGGCTGGGGTCTACAACAACAGCAGACAGGACGGCCCTTCTTAATTCTTCTGTTTTGTCCACATATACACTGGagtacagagaacacagaccaCGGGGTAGGGCCAGTAACCTTTGCACTGTGACACAGACAGTCATGTTCGTTCGTGTTCTCCCTCTACTCATTTTTACTGTcagctttttttattattattattaacgaAGAAAACATTCAcaggtatgtatgtgtgtgcagggagagagcgagcgagagagataaAACCTCTTcaatcaacacaacacaccacacggGGCTAAAACAGTCTAGCTGTACAATGTCGCGGAGTAAAGAGGATTTACTCACACTGAAACCTGTGTTTTTAATCGCTGAACTCGACACGTGCCTCTCCATTTCTCTGCCATCTGCCCTTCATACCTAATTTTCCTGTCGCAGACTAAGTGCGTCACGTAGCTGTCAGTGAAGCCGAAACAACGAAGCGCAGCAAAAACACCAAACGACTTCTGGTTTTTAAAGAGGAATTCCACCAACATTTCTAAATTTCCGCATAATACTGCTCCACTATGTAAACACTTCAGCAGCGAAACATTTGATTCAAATTGCTTCATTCTTCAGAAACGTAAATAGACATTGTTCTTTACATCActagtgataggaaccagacgtctgaagcgCAGAATCACTGGTGGAAAAGTATTAACATAGTGTTGtaaggcaaaaataaatactggGTTTTAAGTTTTAGATTTGCCCCATAGGAAACACTACACCATCAACATTATATACACTATAAAGTTAAATGTTTGTGGTCATGTGCTCCTGAagtgcatttatttaatattgaatATGTATTGATGTTGATGTATAAATACAAAACTCAAAAAACGTTGGAATCAGACATTTACTTTTTCTTATGCCTGTTTTATTTGGTGTTTGAATGTAAGTGTTTAAGCTGGAAACAAGCCCTAATAAACTCACACTGGGCCAGGAAATATAGTTTCCCTGTTGTCTAATAGAACTTTTAGCTTTAACGTAgatttcaaatgtcacattATATATACATGGCCAAAAATTCATTGTACAGTCTCCAGTCTTGTACTAATGCAGTAAGTTCAAGGGTTAAATCCATTCCAGTGCCAGTCCCAGTCATTAGAGTAGCTCCATTTGGAGCAGCCTTGGTCTAAAATTTAGAGAAGTGGACTGTGGACGGCAGAAGGGTGTTAAGGAACAGAGAAATGCCAATAATCTGTACAGACTCAGTAGCCTGGATTGTAGAAGATATGTCAAAGGACAAATATGTATCTTGGGAGGACCTCTGACAAACTCCTTCCTCCGTTACTGCTCAGCAGAGCATTGTTTGTGCATTTTCTTTTGTCCTCCTTTTTGATCATAAACATAATCACACCAGCATTTTAGCCTTCACTAAAAAGCACAGTTATACTTTGAAAACAGGTTAGTTTGTATGGTTCTGGTGAGAGTTAGAAGAATGGTGATTTTCAAATATTGACAATTTTATGTAAAACATCTTTCTTTATTGTAATAATTTTGCTTCAATACAAATGTACAGAAGTACTATTCCAAGCACATTACTAATTTTTCagtgtctgaaaaaaaaaacactatattGAACAGAAAACAAAGCCTCACTAACTAAATATAATCAAAATTATCAGCATTTCATCTCTCCACTCCACTcaatacattttctttgttaatttTTGGGAGACTTGttttcagaatgtaaacaaacaccagCAGAGACATTTCTAGACACCTGCAAATGTATGTCTGAAAATTTGTTTGCATTTGCAACTTCTCATGGTCCAAATAATCCTATAAACATATAATGTGTTGTTGAAATCTGGACCCTGGTGTGTCCAGTCTGTTGTTCTGGGAACATCGACATGACCTTAGTTggatttgtatatttatttattcattcattgtctgtaaccgcttatccatttcagggtcacggtgggtccggagcctgcccagaatcactgggaacacaccctg from Hoplias malabaricus isolate fHopMal1 chromosome 8, fHopMal1.hap1, whole genome shotgun sequence includes:
- the slc25a16 gene encoding graves disease carrier protein: MAIEASVSTVAQPTVPAPVQRDYYYWLRSFTAGGVAGCCAKTTIAPLDRVKILLQAHNPHYRHLGVFATLRAVPKKEGFLGLYKGNGAMMVRIFPYGAIQFMAFDNYKKFLSTQLGISGHVHRLMAGSMAGMTAVICTYPLDVIRARLAFQVTGEHRYTGIGNAFQTIYLKEGGISGFYRGLTPTIIGMAPYAGFSFFTFGTLKSMGLIHFPELLGKPSLDNPDVLVLKTHVNLLCGGIAGAIAQTISYPLDVARRRMQLGSVLPDSDKCLSLTKTLKHVYRQYGIKQGLYRGLSLNYIRCVPSQAVAFTTYEFMKQLLHLN